One Longimicrobiaceae bacterium genomic window carries:
- a CDS encoding ThuA domain-containing protein, with translation MNLPKVGLGLAVLGILAGFVWEEAANGGTSASRASTAEGQEEPIRVLVVTATHGFRHTEGIEASKAFLNGVNGADFQFDVTEDPADINAQNLQNYDVLFLNNATLRIAPANPDDPQSVAATRAGRRPVEKPITAEQQQAISEFVRSGKGLVCAHSGVDALYGWDEYREMVGGGLFREHPWTQEVQINVEDPSNPAVAHLAPSFRIHDEIYVLDGNPRETSHVLMSLDMPSTGSADTSADHPISWIRRHGEGRVFVTVLGHFGEVWQNPGYQQHILQGIRIAAGRLEADFQPR, from the coding sequence ATGAACCTCCCGAAAGTCGGTCTCGGCCTGGCGGTACTCGGCATCCTGGCAGGATTCGTCTGGGAAGAGGCTGCCAACGGTGGCACTTCGGCTTCGCGCGCCTCGACCGCGGAGGGGCAGGAAGAGCCCATCCGGGTCCTGGTCGTGACGGCTACGCACGGGTTCAGGCATACCGAGGGAATCGAGGCCTCGAAGGCCTTCCTCAACGGCGTCAACGGCGCGGACTTCCAGTTCGATGTCACCGAAGATCCGGCCGACATCAACGCGCAGAATCTCCAGAATTACGACGTCCTCTTCCTGAACAACGCCACCCTCCGCATCGCGCCGGCAAACCCCGACGATCCGCAGTCTGTGGCCGCTACGCGCGCCGGCCGCCGCCCTGTCGAAAAGCCGATCACCGCCGAGCAGCAGCAGGCGATCAGCGAATTCGTCCGTTCCGGCAAGGGACTCGTGTGCGCTCACTCGGGCGTGGATGCGCTCTACGGCTGGGATGAGTATCGCGAGATGGTGGGCGGAGGACTCTTCCGCGAGCACCCCTGGACCCAGGAGGTTCAGATCAACGTGGAGGATCCGAGCAACCCCGCGGTCGCCCATCTGGCGCCGAGCTTTCGCATCCACGACGAGATCTACGTGCTCGACGGCAATCCGAGGGAGACCTCCCACGTGCTGATGTCGCTCGACATGCCCAGCACCGGTTCGGCCGACACCTCCGCCGATCATCCGATCTCGTGGATCCGTCGACACGGAGAGGGAAGGGTCTTCGTGACCGTTCTCGGACACTTCGGCGAGGTGTGGCAAAACCCCGGCTATCAGCAGCACATCCTGCAGGGGATCCGCATCGCCGCAGGCCGGCTCGAGGCGGACTTCCAACCACGCTAG
- the cax gene encoding calcium/proton exchanger — translation MKRLFAFENLLNWLLIFAPVALVLEHVVHAGAVAVFATSALAIIPLAGLMGRATEQLAERLGEGVGGLLNATFGNAAELIIAGIALHAGLYDLVKASITGSIIGNVLLVFGLSALIGGARFPSQTFNRTAASLGGTLLVLSAIGLVVPAIFHYAGATSTPVAASGGQEAIAIVPHEQELSLEIAIVLMATYILSLLFTLRTHRHLYTGDAGHHGMEEAGLESSVGRAIGLLLVATAGVALMAELLVAAAEVTAESFGWSEIFVGVILVAIIGNAAEHSTAVLMAAKNRMDAAVNIAVGSSIQIALFVAPLLVFLSYLIGPRPMDLLFTPFEVLSVVLSAGIMAFIAHDGESHWMEGVQLLAVYVILGIAFFFLPVH, via the coding sequence ATGAAGCGCCTATTCGCGTTCGAGAACCTGCTCAACTGGCTGCTGATCTTCGCTCCGGTGGCTCTGGTGCTGGAGCACGTGGTGCACGCAGGGGCGGTAGCGGTCTTTGCCACGTCGGCGCTGGCGATCATTCCGCTCGCCGGTCTGATGGGGCGCGCCACCGAACAACTCGCAGAGAGGCTGGGCGAAGGGGTGGGAGGGCTGCTGAACGCGACTTTCGGCAATGCGGCGGAGCTGATCATCGCTGGCATCGCCCTCCACGCCGGTCTCTACGACCTGGTGAAGGCGTCGATCACCGGCTCGATCATCGGCAACGTCCTGCTCGTCTTCGGCTTGAGCGCGCTGATCGGGGGTGCCCGGTTCCCGTCGCAGACCTTCAACCGCACTGCGGCAAGCCTGGGCGGAACCCTGCTCGTCCTGAGCGCGATCGGGCTGGTGGTGCCGGCGATCTTCCACTACGCGGGCGCGACGTCGACTCCCGTGGCCGCATCGGGGGGTCAGGAGGCGATCGCGATCGTCCCGCACGAGCAGGAGCTGAGCCTGGAGATTGCCATCGTGCTGATGGCGACCTACATCCTTAGCCTGCTCTTCACCCTACGCACGCATCGGCACCTCTATACCGGCGACGCGGGTCACCACGGCATGGAAGAGGCCGGGCTGGAAAGCTCGGTCGGGAGAGCCATCGGGCTGCTGCTGGTCGCGACCGCCGGCGTGGCGCTGATGGCGGAGTTGCTTGTTGCCGCCGCGGAAGTGACGGCCGAATCGTTCGGATGGAGCGAGATCTTCGTCGGGGTGATCCTGGTGGCGATCATCGGCAACGCCGCGGAGCACAGTACCGCGGTGTTGATGGCGGCGAAGAACCGCATGGACGCCGCGGTGAACATCGCGGTCGGCTCGTCCATCCAGATTGCGCTCTTCGTGGCGCCGTTACTCGTCTTCCTCAGCTACTTAATTGGCCCGCGGCCGATGGACCTGCTCTTCACTCCCTTCGAGGTCCTGTCGGTGGTTCTCTCGGCCGGCATCATGGCCTTCATCGCGCACGACGGCGAGTCGCACTGGATGGAAGGGGTGCAGCTACTCGCCGTCTATGTGATTCTCGGGATCGCCTTCTTCTTCCTGCCAGTGCACTGA
- a CDS encoding 50S ribosomal protein L11 methyltransferase, which produces MELIDPDLRLSRAPDLTLELGSDNQVSVVRDGDVIPCGVRGLAVLDAFYRPTTMREAIATLSPIVAGKLDLADVITTIVRMRQHGVLVAEGESRGTIKRGSGTFDTAPIHVKMLNDSLRVQRYFEGLRRVVRPSDVVVDIGTGTGVLAIAAAMAGARHVYAIEASGIGRLAKEVFEANGLGDRITLVPGWSTQVDLPERADVLVSEIIGNEPLGEHVIEVTRDAIARHLVPDARLIPSRVRVMGLAVTIPPEELARRTFTQEAAEAWKASYNISFQPLVQSARDSSTVFFVKPHRARSWPVVAEPVELADLDLRGIRNPVFSHTATGVVTRTGVFNGVIIYFDLELGPDVWMSTHPAQADESCSWRLMVECLPTPHAVTPGDRFSITYAREGARGDTSVRVLF; this is translated from the coding sequence ATGGAGCTCATCGATCCCGACCTTCGCCTGTCGAGGGCGCCTGATCTGACGCTCGAGCTCGGCTCGGACAACCAGGTCAGCGTCGTCCGCGATGGCGATGTCATCCCCTGCGGCGTACGCGGTCTAGCCGTGCTGGATGCGTTCTACCGCCCCACCACGATGCGGGAAGCGATCGCCACGCTCAGTCCCATCGTGGCTGGCAAACTCGACCTCGCGGACGTGATCACCACCATCGTACGGATGCGTCAGCATGGTGTGCTGGTCGCGGAGGGAGAGAGTCGCGGAACGATCAAGCGCGGATCGGGCACGTTCGACACTGCTCCGATTCACGTGAAGATGCTGAACGACAGCCTGCGCGTTCAGCGTTACTTCGAGGGATTGCGCCGGGTGGTGAGGCCAAGCGACGTCGTTGTGGACATCGGCACAGGGACGGGCGTGCTGGCAATTGCGGCGGCTATGGCGGGCGCCCGGCACGTCTATGCCATCGAGGCGAGCGGTATCGGGCGCCTGGCGAAAGAGGTGTTCGAAGCCAACGGCCTGGGGGACCGCATCACGCTGGTCCCGGGATGGTCGACGCAGGTCGACCTTCCCGAGCGGGCCGACGTCCTGGTCAGCGAGATCATCGGAAACGAGCCCCTCGGCGAGCACGTGATCGAGGTGACCCGTGATGCCATCGCTCGCCATCTGGTGCCCGACGCCCGCCTCATCCCGTCGCGGGTGCGAGTCATGGGGCTGGCCGTCACGATCCCACCCGAGGAGCTTGCCCGCCGGACATTCACACAGGAAGCCGCCGAGGCGTGGAAGGCGAGCTATAACATCTCTTTCCAGCCGCTCGTGCAATCGGCGCGGGACAGTTCCACCGTATTCTTCGTGAAGCCGCACCGAGCCCGGAGCTGGCCGGTCGTGGCTGAGCCCGTGGAGCTGGCGGACCTGGACCTTCGAGGCATTCGCAACCCGGTCTTTTCCCACACCGCGACAGGTGTCGTCACGCGCACCGGCGTGTTCAACGGCGTGATCATCTACTTCGACCTCGAGCTCGGCCCCGACGTCTGGATGTCGACCCATCCTGCGCAGGCCGACGAGAGTTGCAGCTGGCGGCTCATGGTGGAGTGCCTGCCGACCCCGCACGCAGTTACCCCCGGAGACCGGTTCTCCATCACCTACGCTCGGGAAGGCGCCCGTGGCGATACCAGCGTGAGGGTGCTCTTCTGA